The Amycolatopsis mongoliensis genome includes a window with the following:
- a CDS encoding DNA polymerase III subunit delta' → MTTTERIGVWNQLVGQDPAVETLSSAASAAAKIVAGEPAPSGAMTHAWLLTGPPGSGRSVAARTFAAALQCSTGTGCDACPGCHTTMAGTHADVRLVVPEGLSISVAEMRALVQAAARRPTTGHWQVVIIEDADRLTEGASNALLKAVEEPPDRTVFLLCAPSDHPDDVSVTIRSRCRLVTLRTPPPEAIADVLMRRDHVDPERAQWAASVCGGHVGRARRLATDEAARQRRATVLRIPLGLRRPGDVFTCADQLISAAEADAGEASKGRDEDERNELRTAMGGDGIGKGVAGAKRAAEAAVKQLEKKQKSRATRTQRDTLDLALIDLAGFYRDVLVTTTRSGATLNHPDHADQIAEAASAWTPESILRRLEAVLECREAIDLNVKPRIAIEAMVTTLRQG, encoded by the coding sequence GTGACGACGACCGAACGCATCGGCGTCTGGAACCAGCTGGTCGGCCAGGACCCCGCGGTCGAAACGCTGAGCTCGGCCGCATCGGCCGCCGCGAAGATCGTCGCCGGCGAGCCCGCGCCGTCCGGCGCGATGACGCACGCGTGGCTGCTCACCGGCCCGCCCGGGTCCGGCCGGTCGGTGGCCGCGCGGACGTTCGCCGCAGCCCTGCAGTGCAGCACCGGCACCGGCTGCGACGCCTGCCCGGGCTGCCACACGACGATGGCCGGCACCCACGCCGACGTCCGGCTGGTGGTGCCCGAAGGGCTGTCTATCTCGGTCGCCGAGATGCGCGCACTGGTACAGGCGGCCGCGCGCCGCCCCACCACCGGCCACTGGCAGGTCGTGATCATCGAGGACGCCGACCGCCTCACCGAAGGCGCGTCGAACGCGCTGCTGAAGGCCGTCGAAGAGCCGCCGGACCGCACGGTCTTCCTGCTCTGCGCGCCGTCGGACCACCCCGACGACGTCTCGGTGACGATCCGTTCGCGCTGCCGCCTGGTGACGCTGCGGACGCCGCCGCCCGAGGCGATCGCGGACGTGCTGATGCGCCGCGACCACGTCGACCCGGAGCGCGCGCAGTGGGCGGCTTCGGTGTGCGGCGGCCACGTCGGCCGCGCGCGCCGGCTGGCCACCGACGAGGCCGCGCGGCAGCGCCGGGCCACCGTGCTGCGCATCCCGCTGGGCCTGCGCCGGCCCGGCGACGTCTTCACCTGCGCCGACCAGCTGATCAGCGCGGCGGAGGCGGACGCGGGCGAGGCGAGCAAGGGCCGCGACGAGGACGAGCGCAACGAACTGCGCACGGCGATGGGCGGCGACGGCATCGGCAAGGGCGTCGCCGGGGCGAAGCGGGCCGCCGAAGCGGCGGTCAAGCAGCTCGAGAAGAAGCAGAAGTCCCGCGCGACGCGCACCCAGCGCGACACGCTCGACCTGGCCCTGATCGACCTGGCCGGCTTCTACCGCGACGTCCTGGTGACGACGACCCGCTCCGGCGCGACGCTCAACCACCCGGACCACGCCGACCAGATCGCCGAAGCTGCTTCGGCGTGGACACCGGAATCGATCCTCCGCCGGCTCGAAGCGGTGCTGGAATGCCGCGAGGCGATCGACCTGAACGTGAAGCCGCGCATCGCCATCGAGGCGATGGTCACGACGCTTCGCCAGGGCTGA
- a CDS encoding GreA/GreB family elongation factor — protein sequence MVISGDKGLSSAARSQLEKEIANLRAQREALAPQPGEQERTGDAADQADVIDRAEAAARLDRQIADLAAKMEHGGYGNAQLPDGTMVALRFSDGDEETFQVVTVPGEDADAITSDSPLGLALVGRKAGDQITYRTPRGDAKATVVKVTPPK from the coding sequence ATGGTGATCTCAGGGGACAAGGGGCTCAGCTCGGCCGCGCGCAGCCAGCTGGAGAAGGAAATCGCGAACTTGCGCGCGCAACGCGAAGCTCTCGCGCCGCAACCCGGCGAGCAGGAGCGCACGGGGGACGCGGCGGACCAGGCGGACGTGATCGACCGCGCGGAGGCCGCGGCCCGGCTCGACCGCCAGATCGCCGACCTGGCCGCGAAGATGGAGCACGGCGGCTACGGCAACGCCCAGCTCCCCGACGGCACGATGGTCGCCCTCCGCTTCTCGGACGGCGACGAAGAGACGTTCCAGGTGGTGACGGTCCCGGGCGAAGACGCGGACGCGATCACCTCCGACAGCCCCCTGGGCCTGGCCCTGGTCGGCCGCAAGGCGGGCGACCAGATCACCTACCGAACCCCCCGAGGCGACGCGAAGGCCACCGTGGTCAAGGTGACCCCACCGAAGTAA
- a CDS encoding TetR/AcrR family transcriptional regulator produces the protein MSAVPGRSERLSPNQLAKQEQIVEAARVVLARDGLAGCTVRAIADAGPLTKSAIHYYFADIDVLIDRAMAAHITAFAAGLREVAARYDDPRERLFAVLEEYLSVFAANPNAAFLWFEYWIAAGRAQHPQAIDVMLTSLTELLAELLAPLDVDDPRARARALLSYLLGTVVQQRVRPRPFATLRADIEALCFANYG, from the coding sequence GTGAGCGCAGTCCCCGGTCGCAGCGAGCGGCTCTCTCCCAACCAGTTGGCCAAGCAGGAACAGATCGTCGAAGCCGCGCGCGTCGTCCTCGCGCGCGACGGGCTCGCCGGGTGCACCGTGCGGGCCATCGCCGACGCCGGCCCGCTCACCAAGAGCGCGATCCACTACTACTTCGCCGACATCGACGTCCTCATCGACCGCGCCATGGCCGCGCACATCACCGCCTTCGCCGCCGGCCTGCGCGAGGTCGCCGCCCGGTACGACGACCCGCGCGAGCGGCTGTTCGCCGTCCTCGAGGAGTACCTGAGCGTCTTCGCCGCGAACCCGAACGCGGCGTTCCTCTGGTTCGAGTACTGGATCGCGGCCGGGCGCGCGCAGCATCCGCAGGCCATCGACGTCATGCTCACCTCGCTCACGGAGCTGCTGGCCGAGCTGCTCGCCCCGCTGGACGTCGACGACCCGCGGGCGCGGGCCCGCGCGCTGCTGTCGTACCTGCTGGGCACGGTCGTCCAGCAGCGGGTGCGCCCGCGGCCGTTCGCCACGCTGCGTGCCGACATCGAGGCGCTCTGCTTCGCCAACTACGGCTAG
- a CDS encoding M14 family metallopeptidase: MTAAAAALLMLTAGGQAGAAQPAGPQVYEVSGSGTAQQRTEVARTGADVLDSTNGTTTVIANPGEAAQLRALGFGVKALGAVNRPQSTATAEDFPAGYTGYHTYAETQTELQKAVANYPSLTKLGSAGTSYEGRALSLIKISDNAATDENEPEVLFTCNQHAREHLTTEMCLHIVQRLTSGYATDPAIKRLVDSTEIWVVPSVNPDGSEYDISGGTFHSWRKNRQGPGTDTNRNWGHKWGCCGGSSGSTSSETYRGTAAFSAPEARAVSNWVNSRVVGGVQQIKTHIDFHTYSELVLWPFGYTYADTAPGLTAAEAQKFQTLGRQMAATNGYTPQQSSDLYITDGSVNDWMWATHKIWSFTFEMYPKGSSPGFYPRDTQIVPQTTRNDQAVDILINAAITG, translated from the coding sequence CTGACGGCGGCCGCGGCCGCCCTCTTGATGCTCACGGCCGGCGGTCAGGCCGGCGCCGCCCAGCCCGCCGGACCGCAGGTGTACGAGGTGAGCGGCTCCGGCACGGCCCAGCAGCGCACCGAGGTCGCCCGGACCGGCGCCGACGTCCTCGACAGCACGAACGGCACGACGACGGTCATCGCCAACCCCGGCGAAGCGGCCCAGCTGCGCGCGCTCGGCTTCGGCGTCAAGGCGCTCGGCGCGGTCAACCGGCCGCAGAGCACCGCGACCGCCGAGGACTTCCCGGCCGGCTACACCGGCTACCACACCTACGCCGAAACCCAGACCGAGCTGCAGAAGGCTGTCGCGAACTACCCGTCGCTCACGAAGCTCGGCAGCGCCGGCACGTCCTACGAAGGCCGCGCGCTGTCGCTGATCAAGATCTCCGACAACGCCGCGACGGACGAGAACGAGCCCGAGGTGCTCTTCACCTGCAACCAGCACGCGCGCGAGCACCTCACCACCGAGATGTGCCTGCACATCGTGCAGCGGCTGACCAGTGGGTACGCGACGGATCCCGCGATCAAGCGGCTCGTCGACAGCACCGAGATCTGGGTCGTGCCGAGCGTCAACCCGGACGGCTCCGAGTACGACATCTCCGGTGGCACGTTCCACAGCTGGCGCAAGAACCGCCAGGGTCCCGGCACCGACACGAACCGCAACTGGGGCCACAAGTGGGGCTGCTGCGGCGGCTCGTCGGGCTCGACGTCCAGCGAGACCTACCGCGGCACGGCGGCGTTCTCCGCGCCCGAGGCCCGGGCCGTCTCGAACTGGGTGAACTCGCGGGTGGTCGGCGGCGTCCAGCAGATCAAGACGCACATCGACTTCCACACCTACTCCGAGCTGGTGCTCTGGCCGTTCGGCTACACCTACGCCGACACCGCGCCGGGCCTGACCGCGGCCGAGGCGCAGAAGTTCCAGACGCTCGGCAGGCAGATGGCGGCGACCAACGGCTACACGCCGCAGCAGTCCAGCGACCTCTACATCACCGACGGCAGCGTCAACGACTGGATGTGGGCGACGCACAAGATCTGGAGCTTCACCTTCGAGATGTACCCGAAGGGCAGCAGCCCGGGCTTCTACCCGCGCGACACCCAGATCGTCCCGCAGACCACGCGCAACGACCAAGCCGTCGACATCCTGATCAACGCGGCGATCACCGGCTGA
- a CDS encoding gamma carbonic anhydrase family protein, translated as MPLFSFEGLSPQVHPDAWIAPTATLVGDVVVEKGASVWYGAVLRADFGKIVVREGANIQDNSVVHVNIGKVCEIGKNATVGHQCLVHDCTVGEQALIGNGSTILDDAKIGERTLVAAGATVTPGTEVPSEVVAMGSPAKKFVPLTDSARMWVEHNAPVYQDLAKRHKAGVEALD; from the coding sequence ATGCCTCTGTTCTCGTTCGAAGGGCTCAGCCCGCAGGTCCACCCGGACGCCTGGATCGCGCCCACCGCCACCCTCGTCGGCGATGTCGTCGTCGAGAAGGGCGCCTCGGTCTGGTACGGCGCCGTGCTGCGCGCCGATTTCGGCAAGATCGTCGTCCGGGAGGGCGCCAACATCCAGGACAACTCCGTCGTGCACGTCAACATCGGCAAGGTGTGCGAGATCGGCAAGAACGCCACCGTCGGCCACCAGTGCCTGGTGCACGACTGCACGGTCGGCGAGCAGGCCCTGATCGGGAACGGGTCCACGATCCTGGACGACGCGAAGATCGGCGAGCGGACGCTGGTCGCGGCCGGGGCCACCGTGACGCCGGGTACCGAGGTGCCGTCCGAGGTCGTCGCGATGGGCAGCCCGGCCAAGAAGTTCGTGCCGCTCACCGACTCCGCACGGATGTGGGTCGAGCACAACGCGCCCGTCTACCAGGACCTGGCGAAACGGCACAAGGCCGGCGTCGAAGCCTTGGATTGA